The Novosphingobium sp. Gsoil 351 genome contains the following window.
CGCGATCGCGATCCTAGCGCCGCCCAGTTGCCCGGCGATCCGGCGCACGCTGCGTACCCGATTGCCGGGATCGTCCCGCGGAGCCCTGCGCCTATCGGGCATGCCTCAGCGGCTCCCGGCGATGACCGTGGCGGCCCCGACTGGCTCTGCGGTCGCTTGCCGGACACCGGTAACTAGCGGACGGGTCGCGTCGCCGACAACCGCGAATCCGGCCCAGTAATAGGGGTGAGAGGTGAGCGGGTCGGCCATCAGCTTCCGCTCGGCCGCAAGCAGCGCCTCGCCTGTCGAAACCCCCGCCCCAGCCGAGAACAGACCGGTAATTAGCCGCGCGGTGGCGTTGTAGTCGTCAGGCGCGGGCCAGTGGCTGGCCAGCACCGCGCGCCCGCCAGCGCCGATGAACGCGCGCACTAACCCGTCGAGGGAGGTCCCGCCACCGGTCGCGACGCCGGCCTCGCGGGTCGACTGGATGTCCGCTTCGCCCGCGGTGTCGCACGCCGAGAGAATCACCATGTCCGCATCGAGCTTCAACTCGAAAATTTCCCCGAAGGTCAGCAGTCCGTCCGATTGCCCTACAGGGCCGAACGAAGTCAGCAGCGCCGGACGCACCGGACAGCCGGCCTCAGGCGGGGTGACTAGGCCGTGGGTGGCGAAGTGTAGAATGCGAAACCGGTCGAGATCGCCCCGGCTCTTGACTGCTGTGTCGCTAAAGGCCGCCCCCGTCATAAGATCGCTCTGCTGCGCACCGACGAGGCTGCGCGCCTCGATCAGTTCGGCGTCGGAGATTGGGTTGTTCCATACCTCAAGTGGCCAAGTGCAACCCTGGTCCGCGCCGATTGTTGCCGAACGAATTCCGCTGATCTGCGCCTGCGCCGTCGAGACCCGCGCGTTCTGACCGAGCCCGAGATAGGCTTCCGGCGCCTTAGATCCAGGCAGATCGCGTCCGTCCATGAATGCACGAGCCGAAACTGCTGTCGAGACCAACCGCGACTTGCCCAGCCAGTCGACCATGGTCACGTCGTAGGGATCGGCATCGGCCTTGGCAGCGCTCGCCTTATAGCGCACGACCGAGGCGTCATCCGTGACCAACAGGTTGATCGGAAGCTTGAGCATGGCGCCATCGGGCTCGAAGATGAGATGCTTGGCTGCCAGCATCCGCTCACCCGCAGGAGCGAACAGCGATTGGTATATCGCGCGCGCCAGTTCGACGTTGAACGGTTCGGTCACATAGTTCTCGCCATCGAAGCGCGAGATCGAATTGCGCAGGGCGTTGACGCTGCGTTCCAGTTCGTTGGCGGTCAGGCCAGCGCGATAGGCCCGCGCACCGTTGCTGTCGGCGGTGTATACGTAGACGTTCTGCCCAAGCACCGCGATCTTGGCATAAGTCTCGCCAGGTTTGAGCCGGGTCTTGAGTTCGTCCTCGCCCAGTGCGCGCGCCGCGACCGCGCGATAACGTGGATAGGCGTTCAGTCCGACGATCGTGGTGCGTTCCTGCGCTTCCAGATCCTTGATCAGCGCCTCGACCGCGCCAATCTCGTCGCCCCGCGCGGCCGCGTCGTCGAGCCGCGACAAGGCGGCATATTGCATTCGCGCTCGCTCGATCGAGCGTGTCAGGCTGACCGACTGACGGAACATCCGCGCGGCTTCGTCATCACCACCCGAAAGTTCACGCGCCAGCACGGCCTGCGTTTCCGCAACGCCAGGCCGCACCAAGGTTTGCGAGGCCGTGAAGAACGCCGCAGAGGCCGTCGGATCGCGATCCATCCGCGCCACCAGCAGGTCGAAATAGGGTGCCATCTGGCGGCTCAGGCCCGACAGCGGATCGCGCCGCTCGGCGGACCGGTCAACCACGTCACGATAGAGCTTGAGCGCCTCTTCCTCGCGCCCCCTGCGCACGAGGAACGCGGCCAACTCAGCCTCAGACACTGCATAGCTGCGCGTCTCGGGATATTGCACGGCAACAATGTCGTTGGCCGAGCGCAGCAGCGACTCGGCCGACGAGAAGTCGCCCCGCGCCTCGTCTATTTTGGCCAGCTCGCTGAGAATCTGGGCACGTAGGCGGACGATCGAGACCACCCGTCCGTTGCGCACCGCTACCGCGCGATCGAGCGCCTGGGCGAGTTCGCCGCGCGCCGCCGCCTGATCACCCGTAAGCCGCAGCGCCGTGCCCTTTAGCGCCTGCGCCTGGGCATCCAGGATCGCGGCGCGTTCCTCGTCGCTGAGTTTCAGCTCATCGGTAATGCCCAGCGCGCGGTTCTTGGGATCGGCGGCGTTTACCCTTCCGGCAAGCTGCGGCGTGAGCTCAAGCCGCTTGCGCAGCATATCCACGCCTAGCGCGCTCTGCATCCGCAACGGCTGGCCCAACCGCGCGACCGCGCCAGCATAGTCGGCCTGGTTGATCCGGTGGATCGCCTCATAGTTGCGCCGCAGACGCTCGACGACCGCGCTGCCCGGTGGCTGCGCATCGGCTTCGGCGAACAGGCGATCGGCCTCGCCGAACTGGCCGAGGTTGGAGCGCTGGAGCGCGGCGTTGACGAGGAACTCGACGCGGTCACCCACAACCCCAGGCTGCCCAGCCTGGCGCTGATCGAGTGTCTCAAAGTACGCCGCGGCATCTGCATAGTCGCCGGAATTGTTGCGGCGATAGCCCTCGGCCAAAGCGGTCGAGGCGTCGAGCGTCATCGCTTGAATCCTGGCGTAGGCCTCGCTGTCGCCGATCGAGGTGGTTGCGACGGATACCTCTCCGGGCACGGCGCGGTCGGCAATCAGCGAGCGCAGCGCCAAGTCGAGAGCCGAGCTGTAGGCGGTAAACCCTTCGGCGAACCAGGCGACGCGGCCACGTTCGGTGCTGACAACGGAGTAGTCGAGCGCGGGATCGCGCCACTTGCAGCGTTGCTCGTTTGTCCCGGCGACCACGGTCGAGGTGGCAGGAGCGGCAGCGGCGGCACAATCGACGTCCTTGGCGCGGCGTTGAGCCAGCCGCACGGCGGGATCGCTTCCGTCTCGGCGCAAGGCGAAGACATATCCGACGGGCAGCGCCGAATCACGGCAGACTATCGCCCAGGCGCGGTCGAACGGACCTTGGATCGCGGCATCGGCGGAACGGCTCTGAACCTGGCACAACGCATTGCCGCCATTGCCCAGTGGAAAACTGTCACGCACCGAAAGTGGAAGCGTGGCGCTTTGTGCCTGCGCCGATGGTGCCTGCGCGATCACAGCAAGCCCCGCCAAGACGAGCGCGCATTTGTTCGCGCCGAAGGTGATTCGCATTACAGCTCCCCATCGCCGCCCCCACAGGAGCGTCGCGTTGTCCTACCGCTTGCGACCGTCGTTGTTATGCTTGAGGCCACACCATAGGCCGCTTTCAGCGCCGCTCCAAGCGGAACAACGGTTCCGAGAGCCGGGTTGGTGCGGGTTAACCCCTTAGAATCCTTGGAACGCGACGGTTTCGACCAAGGAGACCCGCGGAACCGGAAAAGTGTTAATCGGGGCGGCGGGGTCGCGCTGGCCGATCGCCATGCCGCAGAAGAAGATATGGTCGTCGTCGATGGCAAGCTGCGCCTTCATGAACTCGCCATAGCGCGCCCAGATTTCCTGCGGGCAACTGTCGAGGCCCTCTTCGCGCAACAGGAGCATCACCGTCTGCAACCACATTCCCATGTCCGACCACTGTGGCGGCCCCATGTACTTGCGGGTGTAGGTGAACAGCTGGACCGGCGCGCCGAACCCGGTCCAGTTCCGCGCCATCTGCGCTATCCGTCCGGCCTTATCCTCGCGGCCCAGCCCGACCGCTTTAAACATCGCATGGCCTACCGCGCGACGCTGCGCCTCGTAGCGGCCGTCTAGACCCGCCGGGTAGATGTCGTATTCGAACCCGCTCCCCATCGGCTCGCTCGACGCCTTGGCCAGGATCGCTTCGGTCAGCCTGGCGAGTGGTTCGCCCGTCAGCACGATCGCGTTCCACGGCTGGACGTTGCCGCCGGAGGGAGCGTTGCGGGCCTTTTCGAGCACGCGTTCGAGTACTGCGCGATCGACCGGGCGATCGATGAATTGCCGCACCGAGCGACGCGTGGCGACTGCTTCAGAAACGTTCATCACTCTTCCTCGAACAGTCCCGCCAACTGCTCGACCATCGTTCCGCCGAGCTGTTCGACGTCCATGATCGTGACGGCGCGGCGGTAGTACCTGGTTACGTCGTGGCCGATACCGATGGCCACGAGCTGGACCGGCGATTGGCGTTCGATCCAGTCGATCACCTTCCTCAGATGTTGTTCGAGGTAACCGGCGTTATTCACGGAAAGTGTGGAATCATCTACCGGGGCGCCGTCCGAGATAACCATCAGGATGCGGCGGTCCTCGGCGCGAGCGAGAAGCCTGGCATGGGCCCACAACAGAGCCTCGCCGTCGATGTTTTCCTTGAGCAGCCCTTCCCGCATCATCAGGCCAAGGTTGCGGCGGGCGTGGCGATACGGCTCGCCCGCCTTCTTGTAGACGATGTGGCGCAGATCATTGAGCCGCCCAGGCTGCGGCGCCTTGCCGCCGGCCAACCACGCCTCACGGCTCTGCCCGCCCTTCCAGGCGCGGGTGGTGAAGCCGAGAATCTCAGTCTTGACCCCGCAGCGTTCGAGCGTGCGGGCGAGGATGTCCGCGCTGATCGCCGCGATGCTTATCGGCCGCCCGCGCATCGACCCCGAATTGTCGATCAGCAGCGTGACGACAGTGTCCTTGAACTCGACGTCGCGCTCGACCTTGTAGCTGAGCGAGACGCCTGGCGAGACCACCACTCGCGCGAGTCTGGCAGCATCTAGGATGCCTTCCTCCTGATCGAAGTCCCAACTTCGGTCCTGCTGCGCCATCAGTCGCCGCTGCAGCCGGTTGGCGAGCTTGGTGACGATGCCCTGGAGGCCCTTGAGCTGCGTATCGAGGTAGGCGCGCAGGCGGGTGAGTTCATCATCATCGCACAATTCACGCGACTCGATCACCTCGTCGAACGCGGTGGTGAAGGGTTTGTAGTCGAACTTGTCGGGCAGTTCGGTCCACGGCCGGTTGGGGCGGGTGGGAAGCATCCCGTCCTCGCCATCGTCGGCCATGTCGCCGTCGTCGGCGTCATCGACGTCCTCGCGTTCGACCTCGCCGTCGCTATCGTCGTCACCTTCGCTGCTGTCGCCGGTGGTCTCGGTGCGCTGTTCGTCGTCGGCGGAGTTGTCGCCGTCGTCCTGGTCGTCGCCGTCGTCCTCGCCGTCGTCTTCGTCGCCGGTGTCCTCGGGGGGGATGTTGTCGGGGGTGCGCGTCAGGTCGAGATGCTGCAGCATGTCGAGCGCCAGCCCCTGGAATGCCTTCTGATCGTCGAGTGACAGCGCGAGTGCGTCGAAGTCGGCACCCGCCTTGTCCTCGATCCAGCCGCGCAGCAGTTCGGCGCCGGCTTGCGCCGCCTTCGGCACCGGCTGCCCGGTCAGGTGTTCGCGCAGGAGTAGCGCCAGCGCAGACTGGATCGGAACCTCGTCGGCCTGACTGGCACGGGTGATCGGATTGGCGGCGATCCGCACATCCATCGCCGAGGCCAGGTTCTCGCGCATCCCGGCATAAGCCTTCGCGCCGAGCGCCTCATACCTCACAGCCTCGATCTCGTCATAGCAGGCCCGCGCAACCGCCTCCGCTGGCGCATTTTTGTTGTGCAGCGCATCGTTGTGATGGCGTAACCGCAGCGCCATGCTGTCGGCAAACCCGCGCGCCTCCATCGCCTGCCCGCGCGGCAGACTGCGGCCAGGCATCGGCACCTTGAGGTTCTTGCCCGATTGCGAGGGCGCATCGGCCGTCCACGCCACCTCGACCTCGGGCTCGTGCGCGATCGCGCGAGCGGTGCCGGTGAGCACGGACTTGAACCGGTCGAGAGGGGTTTCATCGCCCATGGCTTCAGATCGCCGCCTTGATCAAATCGATTGGCCCGTCTTCGCCCAGTCGGCGAGGAAGCCGGCGATGCCCTGCTCGGTCAGCACGTGCTTGAACAGCCCGCGGATCACCGCCGGCGGCGCGGTCATCACGTCCGCGCCGATCTTCGCGGCCTCGAGCACGTGGATTCCGTGGCGGACGCTGGCGACAAGAATCTCGGTAGGGAAGGCATAATTGTCGTAGATTAGGCGGATGTCGGCGATCAACGCCATACCGTCGAAGCCGTTGTCGTCGTGCCTCCCGACGAACGGCGAGACGAAGCTCGCCCCCGCCTTGGCCGCCAGCAGCGCCTGGTTGGCGGAAAAGCACAGCGTAACGTTGACCAGCGTGCCGTCGCTGGTCAACGCTTTGCAAGTCTTGAGTCCGTCGATCGTCAGCGGCACCTTGATGCAGACGTTGTCGGCGATCTTGCGGAGAGTTTCGGCCTCGCGCATCATCCCGGCGTGATCGAGGGCGACCACTTCGGCGCTGACAGGGCCTTCGACCAGCCCGCAGATTTCCTTAGTCACCTCGATGAAATCGCGCCCTGCCTTTGCGATCAGCGACGGGTTGGTGGTCACCCCATCGAGCAATCCCGTCGCCGCGAGATCGGCGATTTCGGCGGTGTCGGCGGTATCGACGAAGAATTTCATGGGCGCTGGATTCCGATGGCAGGGCTTTGCCGACCCGGTATAGCGCCGCGATGCATCGCACAACCGGCTTGGCGGCAGTCCTGCTTGCGACGGCGCTCGCTCCCTCGGCCCGGGCGGCGGGTTCGGATACGCAGTTTTGGACGACCGCGAGCGTGGTCGCTCCGCTGAGCCCAGAGCTCAGCGCCACGGCGCAAATCTCGGAGCGGTTCCGCGAAAGCGCACTCGGCGACGACATCCTGCTGCTGCGCGCGACGCTGGACCTTCGACTCGACAAGAGGGTGACGGTGGGCGCGGGGCTGACCTACCTCAGATCGGCGCGCGGCCACGAATGGCGGCCGCACCAGCAGGTCACGATCAATTTCGCACCCTTCGCGTTTCGCACCCAACTGGAAGAGCGGTCGATCCAGGGCGCGTCGCGCACGCAGTTGCGCCTGCGCGAGCGGGCCCAGGTGGTCCTTTCCCTCGCCGCCGCCGACCGGCTGGTGGCCTCGGCAGAGTTCCTCTACATTGTCCGCGCTTCAAGCCAGGCCGACCACGCACGCAGCGATAGCTGGCGGGCCTATCTCGCTCTTCAACACCAGTTCTCGCCTGCACTCAGCGGCAGCGCCGGGTATCTGCTGATCCATACCGACCGGCCCCGCGCGCCGGACCAGTTCACCCACGCACCCCAGGTCGCACTGATCTGGCGGCTATAGTCGGGCCATGGCCCTGTCGCACTGACGACCTGTGTCGCATATGGACCGCATCGATGAACCGCGTTCGCCTCCTCGTCTTCAACGCCGCGCTCGGCCCGCTCGACTATAGGGTACCCGAGGGAACGGCGGTCGAGCCGGGCAGCGTGGTCATCGCCCCGCTCGGCCCGCGGCAGATTCTGGGGATCGTGTGGGAAGCGGACCGCCTGCCCGCCACCGATGTGGCTGATTCGCGGTTGCGGCCGTTGCTCGAGGTCGTGGCCGTCCCGCCCCTGCGCGCGCCGCTGCGGCGGTTGATCGAGTGGACCGCGGACTATTACATTGCGCCGCTGGCCGCGGTGGCGCGTATGGCGCTCTCGAGCGGCGCGGCGCTGCGCGGGGGCGGCACGGTCACCGAGTATCGCCTTACCGGACACGAACCCGTGCGGCTCACCCCGCAGCGCGCCGCCGCGCTCGACGCGCTGCAGGGCGAGCAGGCGACGATCCGCGAGCTGGCCGAACTGGCGAGCGTGTCCGAAGGGGTGCTGCGCGGAATGGTCAACGCCGGGCTGCTGGAAGCGGTGAGCGTAGAGATCGACCGGCCTTATCCGAGCGCCGATCCCGATTACGCGACGCCTGCGCTGGGGGCCGACCAGCAGGTTGCCGCCGACCGCTTTGCCGTCGCCGTCCATGACGCCGCGTTTGCCCCTTTCCTGCTCGATGGCGTCACCGGATCGGGCAAGACCGAAGCTTATTTCGAGGGCGTCGCCGCGGCCTTGCGTGCCGGCTGGCAAGTGCTGGTGCTGATGCCCGAAATCGCGCTCACCGAGAACTTCCTCGCCCGATTCGCCGCGCGTTTCGGCACCGCGCCGGTGGTCTGGCATTCCGGCCTCAAGTCCACCGAACGACGCCGTGCCTGGCGCAGCATCGCGTTCGGAGACGCGCAAGTGGTGGTCGGCGCACGTTCGGCGCTGTTCCTGCCGTTCGCGCGGCTTGGGCTGATCGTGGTCGACGAAGCGCACGAGGTCAGCTTCAAGCAGGACGACGGGGTGCGCTACAACGCCCGCGACGTGGCGGTGATGCGCGCGCGGTTCGAGGGCTGTCCGGTGATCCTCGCCAGCGCCACCCCCTCGCTGGAAAGCCTGCAGATGGCCGAAGCGGGAATCTACGAAAAACTCGACCTGCCCGACCGCTTCGGCGGCGCGCACCTGCCCGCGATCGAAACCCTCGATCTGCGCGAGCATCCGCCCGAGCGCGGACGCTGGCTGGCCCCGCCGCTGGTGGCGAAGCTCAAGGACCGGCTGGCCAAGGGCGAGCAATCGCTGCTGTTCCTCAACCGCCGCGGCTACGCCCCGCTGACGCTGTGCCGCAACTGCGGGTATCGCTTCCAGTGTCCCAACTGCTCGGCCTGGCTGGTCGAGCACCGGCTGTCGCAGCGCCTCGCGTGCCACCACTGCGGCCACGAGACCCCGCCGCCCGCGACCTGCCCCGAATGCGGCGAACCCGACTGTCTCGTCGCCTGTGGACCGGGGGTCGAACGGATCGCCGACGAGGTCTCCGAGATTTTGCCCGAGGCGCGCGTCGCGGTGGTCACTTCCGACACCCTGACGAGCCGCGAGAAGGCCGCGCAGTTCGTCGCCGAGGCGACTGGCGGCGCGATCGACGTGATCGTCGGCACCCAACTGGTGACCAAAGGCTATCACTTCCCCGAGCTCACCCTGGTCGGCGTGGTCGATGCCGATCTCGGGCTGGAAGGCGGCGACTTGCGCGCGGCCGAGCGCACCTATCAGCAGATCGCCCAGGTCGCCGGGCGCGCCGGGCGCGCGAGCAAGCCGGGCGAAGTGCTGATCCAGACCCGCCACCCCGAAGCCGCGGTGATCGCCGCGCTTGCAGCGGGCGATCGGGGCGCGTTCTACGACGCCGAGACCGAGGCGCGGCGCGAGGCCGGGGCGCCCCCGTTCGGGCGCTGGGCGGCGATCATCGTCTCCTCCGAGGACGAGGCGGAAGCGCGTGATGCCGCGCGCGCCGTCGGGGGTGCCGCGCCCAACCTGAACGACGTACTCGTCCTCGGCCCCGCCCCGGCCCCGCTCAGTCTGCTGCGAGGCCGTTTCCGCTATCGCCTGTTGATCAACGCCCGCCGCTCGACGCAGTTGCAGGACATCATCCGCGAATGGCTGACCCCCTTGCGCTTTCCGCCGGGGGTGCGGGTGGCGGTC
Protein-coding sequences here:
- a CDS encoding CHAT domain-containing protein → MRITFGANKCALVLAGLAVIAQAPSAQAQSATLPLSVRDSFPLGNGGNALCQVQSRSADAAIQGPFDRAWAIVCRDSALPVGYVFALRRDGSDPAVRLAQRRAKDVDCAAAAAPATSTVVAGTNEQRCKWRDPALDYSVVSTERGRVAWFAEGFTAYSSALDLALRSLIADRAVPGEVSVATTSIGDSEAYARIQAMTLDASTALAEGYRRNNSGDYADAAAYFETLDQRQAGQPGVVGDRVEFLVNAALQRSNLGQFGEADRLFAEADAQPPGSAVVERLRRNYEAIHRINQADYAGAVARLGQPLRMQSALGVDMLRKRLELTPQLAGRVNAADPKNRALGITDELKLSDEERAAILDAQAQALKGTALRLTGDQAAARGELAQALDRAVAVRNGRVVSIVRLRAQILSELAKIDEARGDFSSAESLLRSANDIVAVQYPETRSYAVSEAELAAFLVRRGREEEALKLYRDVVDRSAERRDPLSGLSRQMAPYFDLLVARMDRDPTASAAFFTASQTLVRPGVAETQAVLARELSGGDDEAARMFRQSVSLTRSIERARMQYAALSRLDDAAARGDEIGAVEALIKDLEAQERTTIVGLNAYPRYRAVAARALGEDELKTRLKPGETYAKIAVLGQNVYVYTADSNGARAYRAGLTANELERSVNALRNSISRFDGENYVTEPFNVELARAIYQSLFAPAGERMLAAKHLIFEPDGAMLKLPINLLVTDDASVVRYKASAAKADADPYDVTMVDWLGKSRLVSTAVSARAFMDGRDLPGSKAPEAYLGLGQNARVSTAQAQISGIRSATIGADQGCTWPLEVWNNPISDAELIEARSLVGAQQSDLMTGAAFSDTAVKSRGDLDRFRILHFATHGLVTPPEAGCPVRPALLTSFGPVGQSDGLLTFGEIFELKLDADMVILSACDTAGEADIQSTREAGVATGGGTSLDGLVRAFIGAGGRAVLASHWPAPDDYNATARLITGLFSAGAGVSTGEALLAAERKLMADPLTSHPYYWAGFAVVGDATRPLVTGVRQATAEPVGAATVIAGSR
- a CDS encoding nitroreductase, with translation MNVSEAVATRRSVRQFIDRPVDRAVLERVLEKARNAPSGGNVQPWNAIVLTGEPLARLTEAILAKASSEPMGSGFEYDIYPAGLDGRYEAQRRAVGHAMFKAVGLGREDKAGRIAQMARNWTGFGAPVQLFTYTRKYMGPPQWSDMGMWLQTVMLLLREEGLDSCPQEIWARYGEFMKAQLAIDDDHIFFCGMAIGQRDPAAPINTFPVPRVSLVETVAFQGF
- the cobT gene encoding cobaltochelatase subunit CobT; the encoded protein is MGDETPLDRFKSVLTGTARAIAHEPEVEVAWTADAPSQSGKNLKVPMPGRSLPRGQAMEARGFADSMALRLRHHNDALHNKNAPAEAVARACYDEIEAVRYEALGAKAYAGMRENLASAMDVRIAANPITRASQADEVPIQSALALLLREHLTGQPVPKAAQAGAELLRGWIEDKAGADFDALALSLDDQKAFQGLALDMLQHLDLTRTPDNIPPEDTGDEDDGEDDGDDQDDGDNSADDEQRTETTGDSSEGDDDSDGEVEREDVDDADDGDMADDGEDGMLPTRPNRPWTELPDKFDYKPFTTAFDEVIESRELCDDDELTRLRAYLDTQLKGLQGIVTKLANRLQRRLMAQQDRSWDFDQEEGILDAARLARVVVSPGVSLSYKVERDVEFKDTVVTLLIDNSGSMRGRPISIAAISADILARTLERCGVKTEILGFTTRAWKGGQSREAWLAGGKAPQPGRLNDLRHIVYKKAGEPYRHARRNLGLMMREGLLKENIDGEALLWAHARLLARAEDRRILMVISDGAPVDDSTLSVNNAGYLEQHLRKVIDWIERQSPVQLVAIGIGHDVTRYYRRAVTIMDVEQLGGTMVEQLAGLFEEE
- the fsa gene encoding fructose-6-phosphate aldolase yields the protein MKFFVDTADTAEIADLAATGLLDGVTTNPSLIAKAGRDFIEVTKEICGLVEGPVSAEVVALDHAGMMREAETLRKIADNVCIKVPLTIDGLKTCKALTSDGTLVNVTLCFSANQALLAAKAGASFVSPFVGRHDDNGFDGMALIADIRLIYDNYAFPTEILVASVRHGIHVLEAAKIGADVMTAPPAVIRGLFKHVLTEQGIAGFLADWAKTGQSI
- a CDS encoding DUF2490 domain-containing protein, translating into MHRTTGLAAVLLATALAPSARAAGSDTQFWTTASVVAPLSPELSATAQISERFRESALGDDILLLRATLDLRLDKRVTVGAGLTYLRSARGHEWRPHQQVTINFAPFAFRTQLEERSIQGASRTQLRLRERAQVVLSLAAADRLVASAEFLYIVRASSQADHARSDSWRAYLALQHQFSPALSGSAGYLLIHTDRPRAPDQFTHAPQVALIWRL
- a CDS encoding primosomal protein N' gives rise to the protein MNRVRLLVFNAALGPLDYRVPEGTAVEPGSVVIAPLGPRQILGIVWEADRLPATDVADSRLRPLLEVVAVPPLRAPLRRLIEWTADYYIAPLAAVARMALSSGAALRGGGTVTEYRLTGHEPVRLTPQRAAALDALQGEQATIRELAELASVSEGVLRGMVNAGLLEAVSVEIDRPYPSADPDYATPALGADQQVAADRFAVAVHDAAFAPFLLDGVTGSGKTEAYFEGVAAALRAGWQVLVLMPEIALTENFLARFAARFGTAPVVWHSGLKSTERRRAWRSIAFGDAQVVVGARSALFLPFARLGLIVVDEAHEVSFKQDDGVRYNARDVAVMRARFEGCPVILASATPSLESLQMAEAGIYEKLDLPDRFGGAHLPAIETLDLREHPPERGRWLAPPLVAKLKDRLAKGEQSLLFLNRRGYAPLTLCRNCGYRFQCPNCSAWLVEHRLSQRLACHHCGHETPPPATCPECGEPDCLVACGPGVERIADEVSEILPEARVAVVTSDTLTSREKAAQFVAEATGGAIDVIVGTQLVTKGYHFPELTLVGVVDADLGLEGGDLRAAERTYQQIAQVAGRAGRASKPGEVLIQTRHPEAAVIAALAAGDRGAFYDAETEARREAGAPPFGRWAAIIVSSEDEAEARDAARAVGGAAPNLNDVLVLGPAPAPLSLLRGRFRYRLLINARRSTQLQDIIREWLTPLRFPPGVRVAVDIDPYSFV